In Mycolicibacterium alvei, a single window of DNA contains:
- a CDS encoding DUF4192 domain-containing protein: protein MTTPSPSSPEFDFHLNRPGALIAALPAVLGFVPHKSLVLVTVDRGELGCVMRADLADDMTGRVEHLVDLAATAGADAVIAVVVDDESRDCRVCDDRYRDLAAVLDQALAADGIVLYAAHVVDKVAPGGSWHCADGCGEQGWVDDPGASPLAAAAVLDGRRLYASRDELLQVIRPDPVACDSMKRPLALVAQRPGYQETRPDVEVRGDVEATMRAAVQIAEGDRPADAELARLAVGLSDPRVRDTLYALAVGERAEQAEALWALLARNLPDPWRAEALVLLAFSAYARGDGPLAGVSLDAALEARPTHRMAGMLDTALQAGMRPERIRELAVTGYRLAEQLGVQLPPRRTWRRRAG from the coding sequence ATGACCACACCATCGCCTTCCTCGCCAGAGTTCGACTTCCACCTCAACCGCCCCGGTGCGCTGATCGCCGCGCTGCCCGCGGTGCTCGGCTTCGTCCCCCACAAGAGCCTCGTCCTGGTCACCGTCGACCGGGGCGAGCTGGGCTGCGTCATGCGCGCCGATCTTGCCGATGACATGACCGGACGCGTCGAGCACCTGGTTGACCTCGCGGCCACTGCAGGAGCGGATGCGGTGATCGCCGTGGTGGTGGACGACGAGAGTAGGGACTGCCGGGTGTGCGATGACCGCTACCGCGACTTGGCGGCGGTGTTGGACCAGGCCCTTGCCGCAGACGGCATCGTCCTCTACGCCGCACATGTGGTGGACAAGGTGGCCCCCGGTGGGTCCTGGCACTGCGCCGACGGTTGTGGCGAACAGGGGTGGGTGGATGACCCGGGGGCTTCGCCGCTGGCGGCCGCGGCGGTGCTGGACGGTCGTCGGCTCTATGCGAGTCGGGATGAGCTGCTGCAGGTGATCCGGCCGGATCCGGTCGCCTGTGACTCGATGAAACGGCCGTTGGCTCTCGTGGCGCAGCGGCCTGGATATCAGGAAACCCGGCCCGACGTCGAGGTGCGCGGTGATGTCGAGGCCACGATGCGGGCGGCGGTGCAGATCGCCGAGGGAGATCGACCCGCTGACGCCGAGTTGGCGCGGTTGGCCGTCGGATTGTCCGATCCCAGGGTCCGCGACACGCTCTATGCGCTGGCGGTCGGGGAGCGCGCCGAGCAGGCCGAAGCGCTGTGGGCGCTGTTGGCCCGCAATCTACCCGACCCGTGGCGTGCCGAAGCGCTTGTCCTGCTGGCCTTTTCCGCTTACGCCCGGGGTGACGGACCGCTGGCCGGGGTATCGCTCGACGCCGCGTTGGAGGCGCGGCCGACGCACCGGATGGCCGGCATGCTCGACACCGCGCTGCAGGCGGGCATGCGACCGGAGCGGATTCGGGAGCTGGCGGTCACCGGCTATCGGCTGGCCGAACAGCTCGGTGTGCAATTGCCGCCTCGACGGACGTGGCGGCGCAGGGCCGGTTGA
- the lexA gene encoding transcriptional repressor LexA produces MSDDRSRDGSTDSPAGSDGAGPRRTEGLTDRQRTILDVIRASVSSRGYPPSIREIGDAVGLTSTSSVAHQLRTLERKGYLRRDPNRPRAVDVRVADDPSPTALVSTDVAGSDALPEPTFVPVLGRIAAGGPILAEQAVEDVFPLPRELVGEGSLFLLKVVGDSMVDAAICDGDWVVVRQQSVADNGDIVAAMIDGEATVKTFKRTRGQVWLMPHNPAYEPIPGNDAAVLGKVVTVIRKI; encoded by the coding sequence ATGAGCGACGATCGCAGCAGGGACGGCAGCACCGACAGCCCGGCCGGATCGGACGGCGCCGGCCCACGCCGAACCGAAGGGCTCACCGACCGGCAACGCACCATTCTCGACGTGATCCGCGCGTCGGTGAGCAGTCGCGGCTACCCGCCGAGCATCCGCGAGATCGGCGATGCGGTCGGGTTGACCTCGACTTCGTCGGTCGCCCACCAGTTGCGCACCCTGGAACGCAAGGGCTACCTGCGTCGGGATCCCAACCGCCCGCGCGCGGTCGACGTACGTGTCGCCGACGATCCGTCGCCCACCGCTCTGGTGTCCACCGACGTGGCCGGTTCCGATGCGCTTCCCGAGCCGACCTTCGTGCCGGTGCTCGGGCGTATCGCCGCGGGCGGTCCCATCCTGGCCGAACAGGCCGTCGAGGACGTCTTCCCGCTACCGCGCGAACTGGTCGGCGAAGGGTCGCTGTTCCTGCTCAAGGTCGTCGGCGACTCGATGGTCGATGCCGCCATCTGCGACGGCGACTGGGTGGTCGTGCGCCAGCAGAGTGTGGCCGACAACGGAGACATCGTGGCAGCCATGATCGACGGCGAAGCCACGGTCAAGACGTTCAAGCGGACCCGCGGTCAGGTCTGGCTGATGCCGCACAACCCGGCATATGAGCCGATCCCCGGCAACGACGCCGCGGTGCTCGGCAAGGTTGTCACCGTGATCCGCAAGATCTGA
- a CDS encoding alpha/beta fold hydrolase, producing MTERKPHLRTVREHTPTLEYRRIHGYRRAFRIAGSGPAILLIHGIGDNSTTWHTVQSALAQRFTVIAPDLLGHGSSDKPRADYSVAAYANGMRDLLSVLDIDRVTVVGHSLGGGVAMQFAYQFPQLVDRLILVGAGGVTKEVNVALRVASLPMGSEALALLRIPLVLPALQLFGRAAGTLLGSAGLGHDIPDMLRVLADLPEPTASSAFARTLRAVVDWRGQVVTMLDRCYLTESVPVQLIWGERDSVIPVSHAQMAHAAMPGSRLEIFKGAGHFPFRTDPDRFVEVIERFIDSTEPSVYDQDRLRSLLRDGRSASAISGPFDTQLAVLDAMDADERSAT from the coding sequence ATGACCGAGCGCAAACCCCATCTGCGGACCGTTCGCGAGCACACCCCGACTCTCGAATACCGCAGGATCCACGGATATCGGCGGGCGTTCCGCATCGCCGGATCCGGTCCGGCGATCCTGCTGATCCACGGCATCGGTGACAACTCCACCACCTGGCACACCGTGCAATCGGCGCTGGCCCAGCGGTTCACCGTGATCGCCCCGGATCTGCTCGGCCACGGTAGTTCCGACAAACCCCGGGCGGACTATTCGGTCGCGGCCTACGCCAACGGCATGCGCGACCTACTCAGCGTGCTCGACATCGACCGGGTGACCGTGGTCGGTCATTCGCTCGGCGGTGGCGTGGCCATGCAGTTCGCCTACCAATTCCCGCAGTTGGTGGATCGTCTCATCCTCGTGGGCGCCGGTGGAGTCACCAAGGAAGTGAATGTGGCACTGCGGGTCGCGTCACTCCCGATGGGCAGTGAGGCACTGGCCCTGCTGAGAATCCCCCTGGTGCTACCCGCGTTACAACTGTTCGGTCGGGCCGCAGGCACGCTGTTGGGCTCAGCCGGGCTCGGCCACGACATTCCGGACATGCTGCGGGTCCTGGCAGATCTGCCGGAGCCGACGGCGTCCTCGGCATTCGCTCGGACGTTGCGCGCTGTGGTGGACTGGCGTGGTCAGGTGGTGACGATGCTGGATCGCTGTTACCTGACCGAATCCGTTCCGGTCCAGTTGATCTGGGGTGAACGAGATTCGGTCATCCCGGTCAGCCACGCCCAGATGGCACACGCCGCAATGCCCGGTTCCCGGTTGGAGATCTTCAAGGGAGCCGGGCACTTTCCGTTCCGCACCGATCCCGACCGCTTCGTCGAGGTCATCGAACGCTTCATCGACTCGACCGAACCGTCGGTGTACGACCAGGATCGGCTGCGCAGCCTCCTGCGTGACGGCAGGAGCGCATCGGCGATCAGCGGGCCCTTCGACACTCAGCTTGCGGTGCTCGACGCGATGGACGCAGACGAGCGCAGCGCCACCTGA
- a CDS encoding proteasome assembly chaperone family protein, with protein MTDNSDTPDQHYQPDQSGMYELEFPAPQLSASDGRGPVLIHALEGFSDAGHAIRLAAEHLKDTLDTELVASFAIDELLDYRSRRPLMTFKTDRFTSYEEPALNLYALRDNAGTPFLLLAGLEPDLRWERFITAVRLLCGQLGVRQVIGLGAIPMAVPHTRPVMLTAHANNKDLILDHTPWVGEVQVPASVSNLLEYRMAQHGHEVVGYTVHVPHYLAQTAYPPAAEALLSEVARTGSLELPLGKLSEAGAEVYGKINEQVEASTEVAQVVTGLERQYDAFVAAQENRSLLARDEELPSGDELGAEFERFLAQQTGDKHKDDRYKDGRDGFGDGFPNGDNHS; from the coding sequence ATGACCGACAACAGCGACACCCCCGATCAGCACTACCAACCCGACCAGAGCGGCATGTACGAGCTCGAGTTCCCGGCTCCGCAGCTGTCGGCGTCCGATGGCCGCGGCCCGGTGCTGATCCATGCCCTGGAGGGGTTCTCCGATGCCGGTCACGCGATCCGACTGGCCGCCGAGCATCTGAAGGACACCCTCGACACCGAACTGGTGGCCTCCTTCGCCATCGACGAGCTGCTCGACTATCGGTCGCGCCGGCCGCTGATGACGTTCAAGACCGACCGTTTCACCAGTTACGAAGAACCCGCGCTGAATCTGTACGCGCTCCGTGACAACGCGGGGACGCCGTTTCTGCTGTTGGCCGGGCTGGAGCCGGACCTGCGGTGGGAACGGTTCATCACCGCGGTGCGACTGCTCTGCGGGCAACTGGGCGTGCGACAGGTGATCGGGCTGGGCGCCATTCCGATGGCGGTGCCCCACACCCGCCCGGTCATGCTCACGGCGCACGCCAACAACAAGGATCTGATCCTCGACCACACCCCGTGGGTCGGCGAAGTCCAAGTTCCGGCGAGCGTTTCCAACCTGCTCGAATACCGCATGGCCCAGCACGGACATGAGGTGGTGGGCTACACGGTGCACGTACCGCACTACCTGGCCCAGACGGCCTATCCGCCGGCCGCCGAGGCGTTGTTGTCCGAAGTGGCCCGGACCGGTTCGCTAGAACTGCCGCTGGGCAAACTTTCCGAGGCCGGAGCCGAGGTGTACGGCAAGATCAACGAGCAGGTGGAGGCCAGCACCGAGGTCGCTCAGGTGGTGACCGGGCTGGAGCGCCAGTACGATGCGTTCGTTGCCGCACAGGAAAATCGGTCTCTGCTGGCGCGCGACGAGGAACTGCCCAGCGGTGACGAGTTGGGAGCCGAGTTCGAACGGTTCCTCGCCCAGCAGACCGGTGACAAGCACAAAGACGACAGGTACAAGGACGGACGGGACGGCTTCGGCGACGGCTTCCCGAACGGCGACAACCACTCATAG
- a CDS encoding LysM peptidoglycan-binding domain-containing protein, translated as MAIIDIPADSRSRAARAVPQSPPQRARVRGGAGTAGAVGAKGSATFGSGAARPVRRVQRPAPDRPAAGTVRYRGTGVLMSRASHRSRPITPVTTVLLALVAAGITVWLGLVAQFGGVMGIESPEPTELAVVQVKSGETLQQVARRVAPDAPVSRVVEQIRDLNQLESAAVDPGQTLLAPVG; from the coding sequence ATGGCGATCATCGATATCCCCGCCGATAGCCGTTCCCGCGCGGCTCGGGCCGTGCCCCAGTCGCCACCGCAGCGCGCCAGGGTTCGGGGCGGTGCCGGCACTGCCGGTGCTGTAGGTGCGAAGGGCAGCGCCACCTTCGGTAGCGGTGCGGCCAGGCCGGTCCGCCGGGTGCAACGCCCGGCCCCGGACCGCCCCGCTGCCGGCACGGTCCGCTACCGCGGAACCGGAGTGCTGATGTCGCGCGCATCCCATCGCAGTCGGCCCATCACGCCGGTGACCACGGTGTTGCTGGCCCTGGTCGCCGCCGGCATCACGGTGTGGCTGGGCCTCGTGGCCCAGTTCGGTGGGGTGATGGGGATCGAGAGCCCGGAGCCGACCGAGCTTGCGGTGGTCCAGGTGAAATCGGGGGAGACGCTGCAGCAGGTGGCGCGCAGGGTCGCCCCGGATGCCCCGGTGTCCCGGGTCGTCGAGCAGATCCGTGACCTCAACCAACTGGAATCCGCAGCAGTCGACCCCGGGCAGACGCTGCTCGCGCCGGTGGGCTGA
- a CDS encoding PhzF family phenazine biosynthesis protein → MAIGVTVLRVFTDSDGRYGNPLGVVDNSTVAPADRQRIATELGYSETVFIDLPSPGGNSAVAHIFTPVSELPFAGHPTVGAAWWLRETGSPVNTLRVPAGIIQVEYDGDRAVVNARSEWAPEFAIHNLPSVEELLAADPDDFAEADENYLWAWIDEAHGTLRARSFAPHLGIPEDEATGAAAVRMTDYLSRDLTIIQGKGSVIETRWSPEGWVRLAGHVVNDGTTRVG, encoded by the coding sequence ATGGCCATCGGCGTCACCGTCCTGCGGGTATTCACCGACTCAGACGGCAGGTACGGCAATCCGCTCGGCGTGGTAGACAACAGCACTGTCGCTCCTGCCGATCGCCAGCGAATCGCGACCGAATTGGGCTACAGCGAAACGGTATTCATCGATCTGCCGTCGCCGGGCGGCAACTCGGCCGTGGCCCACATCTTCACCCCGGTCTCCGAACTGCCGTTCGCGGGGCACCCCACGGTGGGCGCAGCGTGGTGGCTGCGCGAAACCGGATCGCCGGTCAATACATTGCGGGTGCCGGCCGGGATCATCCAGGTGGAATACGACGGTGATCGCGCGGTGGTCAATGCCCGCTCGGAATGGGCCCCGGAGTTCGCAATCCACAACTTGCCTTCCGTCGAGGAACTACTTGCCGCCGATCCCGATGATTTCGCCGAGGCCGACGAGAACTATCTGTGGGCTTGGATCGATGAGGCGCACGGCACGCTGCGAGCCAGATCGTTCGCTCCGCACCTGGGAATCCCCGAGGACGAGGCCACCGGAGCCGCGGCGGTACGGATGACGGATTACCTCAGCCGGGATCTGACGATCATCCAGGGGAAGGGTTCGGTGATCGAGACCCGCTGGAGTCCGGAGGGCTGGGTTCGTCTCGCCGGCCACGTCGTCAATGACGGCACCACGCGAGTGGGTTGA
- the nrdR gene encoding transcriptional regulator NrdR, with amino-acid sequence MHCPFCRHPDSRVVDSREADEGQAIRRRRSCPECGRRFTTVETAVLAVVKRSGVTEPFSREKVIRGVRRSCQGRQVDDDALNVLAQKVEDAVRGLGTPEIPSNEVGLAILGPLRELDEVAYLRFASVYRSFSSAEDFEREIEALRAHRGAEA; translated from the coding sequence ATGCACTGTCCGTTCTGCCGTCATCCTGATTCGCGCGTCGTCGATTCCCGGGAGGCCGACGAGGGCCAGGCCATTCGGCGCCGGCGATCATGCCCGGAGTGCGGACGTCGGTTCACCACCGTGGAGACCGCGGTGCTGGCTGTGGTGAAGCGCAGCGGCGTGACCGAGCCCTTCAGCCGGGAGAAAGTCATCCGTGGCGTGCGCCGGTCCTGTCAGGGCAGGCAGGTCGACGATGATGCACTCAATGTTTTGGCGCAGAAGGTCGAGGATGCCGTCCGGGGGCTCGGCACGCCGGAGATCCCCAGCAATGAGGTCGGCTTGGCGATTCTCGGACCGCTCCGCGAGTTGGACGAGGTCGCCTACCTGAGATTCGCCTCGGTGTACCGGTCGTTCTCGTCGGCCGAGGACTTCGAACGCGAGATCGAGGCGCTACGGGCGCATCGCGGCGCCGAGGCGTAG
- a CDS encoding trypsin-like serine peptidase has translation MRGTRITKFAVAAAMLAAGAVACTVPGTTTGGAAGPPTSVPPSSAAAASALSQAGVESVTPDRRVGALFLGDTTTHTCSGSVLATVSADLILTAAHCLLDGVDTTFVPGFGAGAGDTWHVSTVYLDPRWLADQDPEADYAIVRVTGDSGASLMSAAGGGLVLGSAPGSGNPVTVTGYPMGEGGSPLACQGAVESSPQGFPSLACAGLTDGFSGAPWVSGATVTGLVGGLDGGGCDDDVSYSPRFDDRIARLLTRAEAGGPGDAAPAAPESDC, from the coding sequence ATGCGCGGGACCCGGATCACGAAGTTCGCCGTCGCGGCGGCCATGCTGGCTGCCGGGGCCGTGGCGTGCACGGTCCCGGGCACCACCACCGGCGGAGCGGCCGGCCCTCCCACGTCGGTCCCGCCCAGCTCGGCGGCCGCGGCCAGTGCGCTGTCGCAAGCCGGCGTCGAATCGGTGACGCCGGATCGGCGGGTGGGGGCGTTGTTCCTGGGCGACACTACGACGCACACCTGTAGCGGCTCGGTCTTGGCAACCGTGTCGGCCGACCTCATCCTGACGGCTGCGCACTGTCTGCTCGACGGTGTCGACACCACCTTCGTCCCCGGTTTCGGTGCCGGCGCCGGCGATACCTGGCACGTCAGCACGGTGTACCTGGATCCGCGCTGGCTGGCCGACCAAGATCCCGAAGCCGATTACGCCATCGTGCGGGTGACCGGGGATTCCGGCGCGAGCCTGATGTCCGCGGCTGGCGGCGGACTGGTCCTCGGGTCGGCCCCTGGGTCGGGAAACCCGGTGACGGTGACCGGTTACCCGATGGGTGAGGGCGGTAGCCCGCTGGCCTGTCAAGGTGCGGTCGAGTCGTCACCGCAGGGGTTTCCGTCCCTGGCCTGCGCGGGCCTGACCGATGGTTTCAGCGGTGCCCCATGGGTTTCCGGGGCAACGGTGACCGGGTTGGTCGGCGGACTCGACGGTGGCGGCTGCGACGACGACGTGTCCTATTCACCGCGCTTCGACGATCGGATCGCCCGGTTGCTGACCCGTGCCGAGGCCGGCGGGCCCGGCGACGCGGCGCCCGCTGCCCCCGAATCCGACTGCTAG